The window ctaaaaacgaaaatttaagtttggaagtttgaccgaggggttaactttttgatatcgggatcaaaacccgattctgaaaattggaatagctccattatatcaattatgacttgtgtgaaaaatttggggtcaatcggacttgatttgataagtttcggcattatttgtggaatttgaaagttcctaagttcttaagcttaaatCCGAAGctgatttggtattttgatgttgttttgagtgattcgaatgCTCGACTAagtgttaatgatgttatgagaGGTGTTGTtatgtttgggttgaggtctgagtgcctcgggtgtgtttcgggtgagttttgagcgagtctgggCATTACCGGAACTCAGGCATTGGTTCTGGTGCTTAAATTTACAGCTGGGGTGGAAGTTTTACCGGTGGGGCGGTGGTTTTACTGCAGCCGCAGAAAATGGTCCACAATCCGCGGTCATGAAGAATCCGCAGGTCattggtccaacttcggaagtctatatattttgatctacaaagaattttgagatgattcagaAATAAcaattgtagcccttcgtgtctagtttccagaaaggtaaagaaatcataatttggacatatgtagagaatgttatggccaaaatactaagtcAAGTCTGTGCAGCCACCAGAAGTGCGGTCAGCGGTGGTTTATCGCGGTAAGCGGTGATTTTTCGCAGTCAGCGGTGATGGGAATCCGAgaggtgcactataaatacgTGATTTGGGGTTttgtttcatattttgacctagagagctcgggttttggcgattttcgagggattttcaagaaagctatcggggtaagtgattctaactcaattttggctaaaatacatgattataacgttggattcatcatttgagtagagatttgggatgaaaatttgggaaaattgtggaacttcataaaatgaatATTTGGGGTTTGAAAGCCGATTCGGAGtcagaattgagtgaaactagtatggataGTCTCGTAATtgatgggttgttggattttgagacTATGgttgaattccgagatgtgggcccgggggccgggtttcagcaatttcgggattcttgagctaatttaattattttcgcttgggctttgttcgtttagcatatattgatgataatatactgattttggttagattttgagtatccagaggccgattcgagaggcaaaggcatcgcgggctagagttggaccggatagaggtaagtaatgattgtaaatgtctgtcctgagggtatgaaaccccggacttcacatcgttgtgctattttgaggtgacgcacatgctagatagcgagcgtggggtcgtgtaccgttggggattgtgacttagtccatcccaaatgactgttttactgtatatttgattgaaaacggtttgctatcattatgttttgggatgaatgccatatttgggcctcgtgccaactgttttggacctttaggggatctttactactattccttattgttttgactttatacttgtactcagtcatgctatatcctactgtttttataactcaaccatgtttactctattttgacatcttaaataatattttgagttgagcatcatatttttattatgccagagtggcttttagagatttctgactgagtagggccgagggcttatgttgtgaggttattatgggatcgggctgcatgccgcagcggtattgtgttgattcatgattatgaggccgagggccaatttgtatgccacaaggtggcttgatatgaggtcgagagcttGTTTGGttatgtcacgagatggcttgatattgcgcttgggccgtaaggggcccctcccggagtctgtacacccctagtgagcacaggtaccctgagtgagtgatatatttattatgccatgagattgcttgttattgcgcttgggctttAAGGGGCCtctcccagagtctgtacaccccagtgagtgcgggtacccagtgtgagatatgatatagcccgagggtctgatgttgttccatgttattgtcCGAGGGGTGGATCTTGCTTTTtgatatgcccgaggggctgattacgaatGATTATGAGGTAGCCTGAGGGGttgttctgttgatattatgcccgaggggcagtttatagtacatgttttgcccgagaaACTGTTTATGTTTTCATCCTTTTTACTCaatgttttatcactcgtttgaaactattgaaagttgttttaaaaggtttttacgGAAACTGAGCTTAATTTACGAATTActattgagttggagtactcacattactccctgcaccttgtatgcagattcaggtatttctgaacccggtagcgggtgttgatcgctcaaaggcagagtcatcggagtttagcaaggtagttgctcggcgttcgcaacacagcttttctccctcttgtttccattagactgtatttagtacatttttagactcttcgttttattcagaccttagtagatgcttgtgacttgtgacaccccgatgtcgggcttgtatatcatttccgcactgttcatttagactcgCATTATGAAACATTTGATTAATTAAAAGCTTAAAAATGATTCTTATTGATTAATGATTAATtcaggagttgtgtcggctggcctagtttcacgataggtgtcatcacgatcggATCGGTTTTAGAGCCGTGACAAGAGGCATTTAGGAAAGTGGTCCCTTCTTTCATTCACTCTTTGTACTGTAGGCCCTGGAGTAGGATTCTGATATTATTTCTTGTCCTTCCTGCATGTTGGCGAGGACAAATTCTACCATTGGCTTGTGATGATATCACGAATGAGGTGCGAGATATTTTTTCGTAATATAGAGATATTCCAGTCTGGAGGACATATAGCCAGTTATAGATCGCAACTTAGGCTCGAGGGATTCACTTGAATGAGGTTGTGATTTAGGACTCATTAGTACGATATATCCCCAGAGATGGGAGAGATGATATGGCGAGCTACGAAATAGCTAAGTGTTCACAGTTAGTTGCTCGGGGATTGAGCAAGTACCTCCATAGCCTTCAGGATAATGGAGGGTAGTCTACTCAATACAAGTTGAATCTCCTTGATGATAGATGAGGTTTGCAATTTCTATAAGACAACGTCTACTTAAAACCTTTTAGGACATTAGTTTTGTCGTCAAATATTACATTTATGTATAGAAAAAATCAATTTGAGTTGACTAGAAAAATAGATTCTTCCGCTTCAATCTATGTAAATTTTCATTTAGCGTTGATGTTGGCAATGAACGCGGACAAATTTACTAGTAAATAAGTAGGTCTAGTGTATAGCGTAGTataagaagaattaacctaaatagctgcacatccaaccacttaaactagaaataatctacgaatatataatatatatatatatatatataatttataggTAATCATGTATAATCAGAGTATAATCTATAGGTATAAATGATAATATCAGATGACCCTAACATGGTTACATTATGGAACAGGATCAACCAATATTGAAGTAATGATGTTTTTGAGCTTGGTAGTGGAATGTGTAAATGCATCTCCATCTTTGTAAAGGAGTTCTATCACGCGTGCAAGATTAAGAACTCGCATGAGAATAAGCATTGGTACTTCTCTTGGATACAGACATTGTCTGTTTACCTCTTTCCATGCATTACTTACTAATTTTTGAAGCTCCAAAAGCACCTCTTCTTTTGATGTTCCATGCTGCTTCATGTAGCACTCCACTGCTGAAGGTTCATGTCCTCTTTCCTGTTCAAACTACAAAAATATATTCACTTAGAAAAGCAGTTGTAAAAAGTTATTGGAAACTAGTTTAACTAGCATAACACATTCTTACTTCATGTCCAGCCATGTCATCCATCAGTCTGGCAAttactgttgaagcttgaacaaTTAAAGGTTCATGTGTTACCCAATCCATGACATTCTTGTTTATCAAATTATCACctatgccaactaaagaagttGTTGCAGCCATCATGTAACCACTAGAATCAAGTGCAACCTTCATGTACTCCTCAAAAGTTGGGATATAAGAAGCTGAATGAGACCACTTTGCCTCCTCAAAATATGCCCTAGTCAACTTTTTCATCTGGATTACAAGTCTAAAATATTTAGTCACTATGTCCTTAAAGAGTCACTCAGGAATAGCTCATCAACTtttttatttggggggggggggggttgagggGTTTGGGGGTACAAGGAATAggaagaaattagggattttataCAAATCATAGGAAATTACATTCATTtactttcttttgtctttatctttttcatttgtaaggttaatattttattattcttaaTCCAGCAGAAGTGAGATCATATATCTCTCCTCACTTAATTTGTACACTGGTGCTCTTAACCAAgaattttctctttttatgtttCGTTAAGCAATTTTCAATTTCAGGAAATGAAGTATATTTAATCCAAAAAGAAACATTGAAATAGTTATATGAACGTAGTAATACAAATTGTAATTAAATAGATATGACCTCATTTTTAGCGTAGTCAACCCGGTAAGATTCTCCTCTCTTGGCCAATTCCTCCTCCATTTCAGCATAAACACCAAGAATGGCAAGATAACAGGATTTCATGTATGGCGGCAATCcatcgatggcactaacgtcccatCTGCTTGTCAAGAATCTTATTGGTCAATTTGAGCAGTATAAAATTAACAGAAATAATATGATCTTATCCTTTTTTTTTAACACATGaaaaatttacttttatatataagAAATCTATTTTTAACACAtaagaaaactaaaaagaatatttttttaatttcaacattGTAAATGGCTGTGATGGTATTTCCTCGTTATGCAATATGCCCCTCCATCCCAAACGTAATTTTTTATCTACTACTCCCTCCCTCCCAATACGTGGCATTCTGTTTTCGTCAATTTTTCTTATTTAGAAACAAAATCAAACGCCCAGTTGTATACTCATTCCGACCCAATATATTAGGGTACTTGATATGACacgaagttttaaaaaaaaattaaaaaaaaattaaacttgtTGTCTGTAAAATCATTAAGAATACGAAAAATGGTTTAAAATGCCCTTAAACTAGTggaaaaagattttaaaatatccTTCATCCACCTATTGGGCTAAATACCCCTTTATCCACCTTTTtgtaaaaagtgaaaaaaaaattgtttttaataaaatattttcgccttttaaaaacttaaaaatattttcaacaaaatattttcgtttttgaaaaatattttttcagcttttttaaagcattttgtttttataaaaacTAGAAAAGCaaatttgtaaaaactgaaaaataattgtaaaaactgatttttttttgttttttacaaaatattttattaaaaaactgaattttttttaaaaaaacttaaaatattaaaaaaaaatcaaaaacgaaaatatttcaatttttaaaaaacgaaaatatttttgttaaaaacaatttttttctggttttacaattttgttttttcagtttttacaaaaacaaaatgctttaaaaaactgaaaaatgatttttttttttttgtaaaaactgaaaaaagaagaagactttactaaattagtggactactggtgcattagtttaaaaaaacaaaaatattttgcaaaatattttttttacgtaattatttttaattcagcaTTGACCTAACGGTCAAAGGGTATAAGTGAACCAAAAAGGTGGATGGAGGGGTATTTTTTGTCCAATAGGTGgataaaaagtatttttaaacctttttcaATAGTTTAGGGGCATTTTGAATCCTTTTCCGTTAAAAGTAAAGtaaaatttttaaatataaacaaaaaaaccCACCCAACGACCAGCCTCACCTACCCCAATCTCCTCCCACCATAATGGATTTGAAAAATGTGAAAATATGTAAAATGACAAAATCACTAACATTTGATACCCATTTCGGATTTCCTCTCTTCCACTCCTTCGACGAATCAATCTGGTATACTTCACCAAAAAGTAGAGTTTTTGGCCATAGTACTATGTTGAAGGTTACCTGAACGCAAGGCGGCCCCACTGTGAGCGAGCATTGGCCAGAAATGAACCAACGATAAAAAACGATAGAAAATGAAAATGACGGGACAACCCCATGTCCATGGCATCACAGTCGATGTCTTCCATCGAAAATCACTGCCATGAAGATTTCTACTGGGTTGGGAAGCTTTTTTCGTTGTAAtttcattttgaaagtttcaAAAGGGCCTAAAGCACACAATATAAAAACCAAATCGTATATGTTTTTAGAACAAAAGAAAGAGATGGAGAGGAGTACtatgagggtgtttggctaagcttataagctggttaaactggcttataagtactttttggcttatctatgcgtttggtaaaattaaaagtacttataagttaagtgcttataagccaaaaataagccaaaagtcataagttggtctcccccaacttatcGAATTTCAGTTTATAAGCATTTTagatttgaccaaaatatttactattatatccctaaaatacttctttttaaaacaaaactcttcaTATACCTCATTCTTTAgctgcttattattaatttcagcacttttatccaaacacgtaactgtttatttattaaatcagctTCATCACTTAAAAGGGGTTTTTAacacctaatgcttatcagctacttcaaatcagctaagccaaacgaGCTCTATATTGAAAGTAGAAAAAAGTAGGGACAAATTGTGAAGAATTTAGCAAACCTCTCAAGTGCCTCTGTGAAACACATATGTTCATCGTAAGATCCATACGCATCGTAGATGTCATCGATAATGGTAGCCAAGGCAATTACTTTAGCGAGCATTCTTCTAGCAATAACAAATTTTGGCTCGAAATACACTCCCAATGCCCAAAAATAGCTCTCTACTAATCGATCTCGTGCAAAAGGACATTTGGTTACAATGTCCAAATCTTTCCACCACCTAAATCCAAAGTAAATTccgataaataaataaaaagcaatatactattgcgaggtaaaaatattttatatttccAATTTAAAATATAGTAAGTGTGTCCTGATCAAATAGCGAGTGTATTATATTGTCGCAcattttttcataaaaaaataataactatGTACCTTGTAATAGAACTTAGCTCCTTCCTATGCACCTTTTGCAACAAGTTGAAATCCaactttgcaaattccaataatAGTTCATTCTTTGTGTCA is drawn from Nicotiana tabacum cultivar K326 chromosome 22, ASM71507v2, whole genome shotgun sequence and contains these coding sequences:
- the LOC107793646 gene encoding (-)-germacrene D synthase-like (The sequence of the model RefSeq protein was modified relative to this genomic sequence to represent the inferred CDS: added 475 bases not found in genome assembly), whose product is MDFSKGLPVGVHEVSRPSANYHRSIWGDYFLDCVSDSTIINPLERKQVQDLREEVRKMLMAVHDTSSEKVELIDKIQRLGVSYHFEEEIEASLQRMYEAYRECNMYGDDLYLVALGFRLLRQQGHFVSCDVFKKFKDNEGNFDKALTSNVPAMLSLYEAAHMRVHGEDILEEALVFISNHLKSMIPILSDSFRVQVLHALNQPIHMSLTRVEARRFLSTYQSYDTKNELLLEFAKLDFNLLQKVHRKELSSITRWWKDLDIVTKCPFARDRLVESYFWALGVYFEPKFVIARRMLAKVIALATIIDDIYDAYGSYDEHMCFTEALERWDVSAIDGLPPYMKSCYLAILGVYAEMEEELAKRGESYRVDYAKNEMKKLTRAYFEEAKWSHSASYIPTFEEYMKVALDSSGYMMAATTSLVGIGDNLINKNVMDWVTHEPLIVQASTVIARLMDDMAGHEFEQERGHEPSAVECYMKQHGTSKEEVLLELQKLVSNAWKEVNRQCLYPREVPMLILMRVLNLARVIELLYKDGDAFTHSTTKLKNIITSILVDPVP